Proteins from a genomic interval of Kiritimatiellia bacterium:
- a CDS encoding Crp/Fnr family transcriptional regulator, whose product MIRHVSRGEVLFREGEPGVGLWVCHRGRVRLSRRTADGRERVLKIIRPGETFAEVVLFETRAYPATATALEDGVLFVVPAAALRARLREEEFRDDFLAMVMRKLRHLADQLSGRAGADLAERFEAFLDEQFGAARRIETQLTRRDVAAALGVAPETLSRLLRSLRTEGRLRWRGRVIERLPRP is encoded by the coding sequence GTGATCCGTCACGTCTCACGAGGAGAGGTCCTGTTCCGCGAGGGCGAGCCGGGCGTGGGCCTGTGGGTTTGTCATCGGGGGCGCGTACGGTTGAGCCGTCGGACGGCCGACGGCCGGGAGCGTGTGCTGAAGATCATTCGGCCGGGCGAGACCTTTGCGGAGGTGGTGCTGTTCGAAACTCGGGCCTATCCCGCCACGGCGACCGCGCTGGAGGACGGTGTGTTGTTTGTTGTTCCGGCTGCGGCGCTTCGCGCTCGGTTGCGGGAAGAGGAGTTTCGGGATGATTTTCTCGCGATGGTGATGCGCAAGCTGCGTCATCTAGCGGATCAGCTTTCGGGTCGAGCCGGTGCCGATCTTGCGGAAAGATTCGAAGCCTTTTTGGACGAACAGTTTGGCGCCGCACGGCGTATTGAAACTCAACTGACCCGCCGCGATGTCGCCGCCGCCCTCGGCGTGGCGCCGGAAACATTGTCGCGTTTGCTACGTTCGCTGCGGACCGAGGGACGGCTGAGGTGGCGGGGACGGGTGATTGAGCGGCTACCGCGCCCTTAG
- a CDS encoding undecaprenyl-diphosphate phosphatase, whose amino-acid sequence MSANGLGSAALMGLIEGLTEYIPVSSTGHLILAGHLLRIPEPIQKSFDVVIQMGAILAVVVAYPRRFASLLMWRGSSVGAFAGPRGLGLLALTTLPAVLLGALAHGALVRHAFQPPLVAVGLAAGAVWMLVAEHRSRNRAVSCSGLDDLDWRRALGIGVFQCLALWPGVSRSAATILGGMALGLDRRTATEYSFFAAVPMLALASAFAMWQGANALTAEWWPFFAAGLSVSFGVGYLAIRWLTAFLSRHRMDVFAVYRLLLAALVMWLSR is encoded by the coding sequence ATGTCCGCGAACGGATTGGGTTCGGCCGCGCTGATGGGGTTGATCGAGGGATTGACCGAGTACATTCCGGTTTCATCCACGGGACATTTGATTCTGGCCGGACATCTGCTGCGGATTCCGGAGCCCATCCAGAAATCGTTTGATGTGGTGATCCAGATGGGGGCGATTCTGGCGGTGGTGGTGGCCTATCCACGCCGATTCGCCAGTCTGCTGATGTGGAGGGGTTCATCCGTTGGTGCGTTTGCGGGGCCGAGGGGGCTGGGCCTGTTGGCGCTGACCACCCTGCCGGCGGTGCTGCTGGGGGCGCTGGCGCACGGTGCGCTCGTCCGCCACGCGTTTCAACCGCCGCTGGTGGCGGTCGGGCTGGCGGCCGGCGCAGTCTGGATGCTCGTTGCCGAGCACCGGTCGCGCAATCGCGCGGTGTCATGTTCGGGGCTGGACGATCTCGATTGGCGTCGTGCGCTGGGCATCGGCGTTTTTCAGTGCCTGGCTCTGTGGCCTGGCGTGTCCCGGTCGGCCGCGACCATCCTCGGGGGCATGGCGCTGGGGCTGGATCGCCGCACCGCGACGGAGTACTCCTTTTTCGCCGCGGTGCCGATGCTTGCGCTGGCTTCCGCATTTGCCATGTGGCAGGGCGCCAATGCGCTGACGGCGGAGTGGTGGCCGTTTTTCGCAGCGGGTTTGTCTGTATCCTTTGGGGTGGGCTATCTGGCGATTCGGTGGCTGACCGCGTTTCTTTCGCGGCATCGCATGGACGTGTTCGCGGTGTATCGTCTGTTGCTGGCCGCGCTCGTGATGTGGCTGAGTCGCTGA
- a CDS encoding FAD-dependent oxidoreductase — MNYAAVVIGAVGVVAAVREADVIVYGGTSAGVIAAVQAARMGKTVILVGPDRHLGGMSSGGLGWTDTGNKAVIGGLAREFYHRIWRHYQRDEAWRWQKREEYGNRGQGTPAIDGEQRTMWVFEPHVAERVFEELIAEHRIPVHRDEWLDRGGTGVEIVEGTIRSIRMLSGNVYRGRMFVDATYEGDLMAAAGVKYHVGREGNDVYGEQWNGVQKGVFHHAHYFARPVDPYVRKGDPSSGLLPRISPVPPGENGTGDRGVQAYCYRMCLTDHPDNRVPFEKPEGYDPFQYELLVRLFETGWRDVFAKFDPIPNRKTDTNNHGPFSTDNIGMNHDYPEADYARRREILAEHQRYQKGLMYFLANDPRVPEEIRTKMSRWGLARDEFTDNGHWPHQIYVREARRMIGEFVLTDQHLLGRRPIPEPIGMGSYPIDSHNVWRYVTPKGTVQNEGDIGVKVDPYGIPRGVIIPKREECRNLVVPVCVSATHAAYGSVRMEPVFMILGQSAATLAALAIEMAVPVQDVPYARLRERLLADGQILEWAGRRGATSVQLAGIVVDDRAAELVGPWQESRATGRWVGDRYLHDGNTAKGECRAVFRARLPHEGLYEVRLAYAVAPNRARAVPVVVVHAEGRSTVVVDQTREPPVDGLLVSLGRFRFSGGVAGEVQISNEGTAGHVIVDAVQWLPAAER; from the coding sequence ATGAATTACGCGGCGGTGGTGATCGGGGCGGTTGGCGTAGTGGCCGCGGTACGCGAGGCGGATGTGATCGTCTATGGCGGTACCTCCGCGGGTGTGATTGCGGCGGTGCAGGCCGCGCGAATGGGAAAGACGGTGATCCTCGTCGGCCCCGACCGGCATCTTGGGGGGATGTCGTCCGGCGGGCTCGGCTGGACCGATACTGGCAACAAGGCGGTGATCGGCGGCCTCGCACGCGAGTTCTACCACCGGATCTGGCGGCACTATCAGCGCGACGAGGCGTGGCGTTGGCAAAAGCGGGAGGAGTATGGCAATCGTGGGCAGGGGACACCGGCGATTGATGGCGAACAGCGGACGATGTGGGTGTTCGAGCCGCACGTCGCCGAGCGGGTGTTTGAGGAGTTGATCGCTGAGCATCGCATCCCCGTGCATCGGGATGAGTGGCTGGATCGGGGGGGGACGGGGGTGGAGATTGTCGAAGGGACGATCCGCTCGATCCGCATGCTGAGCGGCAACGTTTATCGCGGGCGGATGTTCGTGGACGCGACGTACGAGGGGGATCTGATGGCCGCGGCGGGGGTGAAGTACCATGTGGGCCGCGAAGGCAATGACGTCTATGGAGAACAGTGGAACGGCGTGCAAAAGGGTGTCTTCCACCACGCGCACTATTTTGCGAGGCCGGTGGATCCCTACGTGCGGAAAGGCGATCCGTCCAGCGGTCTGTTGCCTCGCATTTCGCCGGTGCCGCCGGGCGAAAACGGCACGGGCGACCGCGGGGTGCAGGCGTACTGCTACCGCATGTGTCTGACCGATCATCCGGACAACCGCGTTCCGTTTGAGAAGCCAGAGGGGTATGACCCCTTTCAGTATGAGTTGCTGGTGCGCCTGTTCGAGACGGGCTGGCGCGACGTCTTCGCGAAATTCGACCCCATTCCGAACCGCAAGACCGACACCAACAACCACGGTCCGTTCAGCACGGACAACATCGGCATGAACCATGACTACCCGGAGGCGGACTACGCGCGCCGCCGGGAGATCCTCGCCGAGCACCAGCGTTACCAGAAGGGGCTCATGTATTTTCTCGCGAACGATCCGAGGGTACCGGAGGAGATTCGTACGAAGATGAGCCGTTGGGGGCTCGCCAGGGATGAGTTCACTGACAACGGCCACTGGCCCCACCAGATCTATGTGCGCGAAGCCCGCCGCATGATCGGAGAGTTCGTACTGACGGATCAGCACCTGTTGGGCCGTCGCCCGATTCCAGAACCCATCGGCATGGGCTCATATCCGATCGATTCGCACAATGTGTGGCGCTATGTGACGCCGAAGGGAACGGTTCAGAACGAGGGCGACATTGGCGTGAAGGTGGATCCCTACGGCATCCCCCGCGGCGTGATCATTCCGAAACGGGAGGAATGCCGAAACCTTGTTGTTCCCGTCTGCGTCAGCGCCACTCATGCCGCGTATGGTTCGGTGCGGATGGAGCCCGTCTTCATGATTCTCGGTCAGAGTGCCGCAACGTTGGCGGCGCTGGCGATTGAGATGGCGGTGCCGGTGCAGGATGTGCCGTACGCGCGGCTGCGGGAGCGTCTGCTGGCGGACGGCCAGATTCTCGAGTGGGCGGGCCGGCGCGGCGCGACGAGTGTACAGCTGGCGGGCATTGTGGTGGATGACCGCGCCGCGGAACTGGTCGGGCCGTGGCAAGAAAGCCGTGCGACCGGTCGGTGGGTGGGGGACCGCTATCTGCACGATGGCAATACCGCAAAAGGAGAATGTCGCGCAGTCTTTCGAGCCCGGTTACCGCACGAGGGGCTTTACGAGGTGCGGCTGGCGTATGCGGTGGCACCGAATCGCGCGCGCGCGGTCCCGGTCGTGGTCGTGCATGCGGAGGGGCGCAGCACTGTCGTGGTGGATCAGACGCGCGAGCCACCGGTTGATGGGCTGCTCGTTTCGCTGGGCCGCTTCCGCTTCAGCGGCGGCGTGGCGGGAGAGGTTCAGATCTCGAATGAAGGCACCGCCGGGCACGTGATCGTCGACGCAGTGCAGTGGCTGCCGGCGGCGGAGCGGTAG
- a CDS encoding DUF1015 family protein yields MAARIASPPYDVVSREEAARIAEGNPACFLRVSRADLELPPEVPADAPQVYARAAANWRRCLAEGWFLQDSEPSLYAYEQSIGRHRQVGVVGVYPVADYELGVVRKHEHTRAEPEADRARHIAATGIQSGPVFLAVRDAAGALWRALREVSERPDPLFDFCAPDGVRHRGWRLESLAEWVSLLAAEPAAYIADGHHRAAAAARVARERAGGAVPPDADAEWAWVLAVVFPAASLRILPYQRCVRDLGPLTEARLLARVRDVFELEPLSGPSPAAAGEVVMGLRSGWWRLRLIGPRPSDPVAALEVQLLQDRLLGPVLGITDPRRDSRLAFVGGEGSLEELTKWLAGGRAAAVFAVPPVAMDQIMAVADAGGVMPPKSTWFDPKLRSGLFVHAID; encoded by the coding sequence ATGGCCGCCCGGATCGCCAGTCCACCGTATGACGTGGTGAGCCGCGAGGAAGCGGCGCGCATTGCGGAAGGCAATCCCGCTTGTTTCCTTCGGGTCTCCCGCGCCGACCTGGAGCTGCCGCCCGAGGTGCCAGCGGATGCGCCGCAGGTGTACGCGCGGGCGGCGGCGAACTGGCGCCGATGTCTGGCGGAAGGATGGTTCCTTCAGGACAGTGAGCCCTCCCTGTATGCGTATGAGCAGTCGATCGGTCGGCATCGCCAGGTCGGAGTGGTTGGGGTCTATCCGGTTGCGGACTACGAGCTCGGCGTGGTGCGCAAGCACGAGCACACCCGTGCGGAGCCCGAGGCGGACCGGGCGCGACACATCGCAGCGACCGGCATCCAGTCGGGTCCGGTGTTTCTGGCGGTGCGGGACGCGGCGGGTGCGTTGTGGCGCGCGCTGCGGGAAGTTTCGGAGCGACCGGATCCGCTATTTGACTTCTGCGCGCCGGACGGGGTGCGACATCGAGGCTGGCGTTTGGAGAGCTTGGCGGAATGGGTCAGCCTGCTCGCCGCGGAGCCGGCCGCCTACATCGCAGACGGCCACCATCGCGCGGCGGCGGCCGCGCGCGTCGCGCGGGAGCGCGCCGGCGGCGCGGTGCCGCCCGATGCGGATGCCGAGTGGGCGTGGGTGCTGGCGGTGGTGTTTCCGGCGGCGAGTCTGAGGATCCTTCCCTACCAGCGCTGTGTGCGGGATCTCGGCCCACTGACTGAAGCGCGTCTGCTGGCGCGGGTACGGGACGTGTTTGAGTTGGAGCCACTGTCGGGGCCCTCGCCGGCGGCGGCCGGCGAAGTGGTCATGGGGTTGCGGAGCGGCTGGTGGCGTCTGCGTCTGATCGGCCCGCGGCCGAGCGATCCGGTGGCTGCGTTGGAGGTGCAACTGCTGCAGGATCGCCTGCTCGGGCCGGTGCTGGGCATCACGGACCCGCGACGAGACTCACGGCTGGCGTTCGTGGGGGGTGAGGGTTCGCTCGAAGAGCTCACCAAATGGCTCGCCGGCGGGCGTGCGGCCGCAGTGTTTGCGGTGCCGCCGGTGGCGATGGATCAGATTATGGCCGTCGCGGACGCGGGCGGCGTAATGCCGCCGAAAAGCACATGGTTTGATCCCAAACTTCGCTCGGGGCTGTTTGTGCATGCGATCGATTGA
- a CDS encoding patatin-like phospholipase family protein: MGRTFRILSLDGGGVRGWLSARLMDRLAESHPGWWRRADLVAGTSTGALLALGLAAGRTPRELMALYETNAARIFRDDWLDNVRDLGRTVGAQYDDRGLRQVLREVFGELRLRELPVRVLIPAFDLDNEQPDPAKRSWAPKFFHNFPGPDSDGERRVRDVALYSSAAPTYFPSADGYIDGGVIANNPAMAALAQTQDPRNEGARPRLSSIVMLSIGTGRPLLRIEGRRHDWGLAQWSRPILDIMMEAGMGVPDYQCRQLLGDRYHRLEPVLPSGAVIRMDDVRRMGELAAIADGMALDTTVAWLGKYWGDAGGRRARRG, from the coding sequence ATGGGGCGAACCTTTCGGATTCTCTCGCTGGACGGCGGCGGTGTCCGGGGCTGGCTGAGCGCGCGGCTGATGGATCGCCTTGCGGAGTCGCATCCCGGTTGGTGGCGGCGCGCTGACCTTGTCGCGGGCACCTCGACCGGTGCGCTGCTGGCGTTGGGGTTGGCAGCGGGCCGCACGCCCCGGGAGCTGATGGCGCTGTACGAAACGAATGCCGCGCGTATTTTTCGCGACGATTGGCTCGACAACGTTCGCGATCTCGGACGAACGGTCGGTGCGCAGTATGACGACCGCGGCCTGCGGCAGGTGCTTCGGGAGGTGTTTGGCGAGCTGCGGCTGCGCGAGCTGCCCGTGCGGGTTCTGATCCCCGCGTTTGACCTCGACAATGAGCAACCGGATCCCGCGAAGCGGAGCTGGGCCCCGAAGTTTTTCCACAACTTTCCGGGACCCGACAGCGACGGCGAGCGGCGGGTGCGTGACGTGGCGCTGTACAGTTCGGCGGCGCCGACCTATTTTCCCTCCGCCGATGGCTACATCGACGGGGGCGTGATCGCGAACAATCCGGCGATGGCGGCGCTGGCGCAGACGCAGGACCCGCGGAACGAGGGGGCACGGCCGCGACTCTCGTCGATTGTGATGCTGTCCATCGGCACCGGTCGGCCCTTGCTGCGCATCGAGGGGCGGCGGCATGACTGGGGGCTTGCGCAGTGGAGCCGCCCGATCCTCGACATCATGATGGAGGCCGGCATGGGCGTGCCGGACTATCAGTGCCGGCAGCTGCTGGGCGACCGGTATCACCGGCTGGAGCCGGTGCTCCCGTCCGGGGCGGTGATTCGGATGGATGATGTGCGGCGGATGGGGGAGCTGGCGGCGATCGCGGACGGCATGGCGCTGGACACGACGGTCGCGTGGCTTGGGAAGTACTGGGGTGACGCGGGGGGGCGCCGCGCGCGGCGCGGTTGA
- a CDS encoding Gfo/Idh/MocA family oxidoreductase, which produces MSGAMSKMTAGGVAAGLAAARAAHAAGSDEIRVGLLGCGGRGSGAVKQCLAADPGVVVVALADLFPEKARRLRDSLLKDPKFKDRVRVPDDAIFGGFQCHEALAKTDTHLLLMATAPAFRPWQMMAAVQAGKHVFTEKPVATDVAGCRLFIEASRLAEQKKLSIVAGTQRRHEPNRVELMKRIHDGAIGELVGGQCYWYGGGIWYRGAEAGMSEMEWQCHNWYHFTWLSGDQIVEQHIHNIDVLNWCFNGPPKKFTAVGGRGCRDYSQQARAVAKALGNEADWAKYNGDIWDHIVAELEYPNGARCLSFCGHGPGTGRSNEKVVGTKGWSDCSGRLVDYEGKPIWSYSGPAVNGMEQEHVDLIRSIRSGQPLNEGVRIAESTLTAIGARIAAYTGKTFSWEWLIGASKNALVPEPSAWKPGPGLFHPIASGADPLV; this is translated from the coding sequence ATGAGCGGGGCGATGTCGAAGATGACGGCGGGCGGCGTGGCGGCGGGGCTGGCGGCGGCTCGGGCCGCGCACGCGGCGGGATCGGACGAGATTCGCGTTGGACTGCTGGGCTGCGGCGGCCGGGGCAGCGGTGCGGTGAAACAGTGTCTGGCGGCGGATCCGGGGGTGGTGGTCGTCGCGCTGGCGGACTTGTTTCCGGAGAAGGCGCGGCGTTTGCGCGATTCGCTGTTGAAGGATCCGAAGTTCAAGGACCGGGTGCGGGTGCCGGACGACGCGATTTTCGGTGGGTTTCAGTGCCATGAGGCGCTCGCGAAGACCGACACGCATCTGTTGCTGATGGCGACCGCGCCGGCGTTTCGGCCCTGGCAGATGATGGCGGCGGTGCAGGCCGGCAAGCATGTATTCACGGAGAAGCCGGTGGCAACGGACGTTGCGGGTTGTCGCCTGTTCATTGAGGCCTCGCGTCTCGCCGAGCAGAAGAAGCTATCGATCGTTGCCGGCACCCAGCGGCGCCACGAGCCGAACCGGGTCGAACTGATGAAGCGCATTCACGACGGCGCGATCGGCGAACTGGTCGGCGGCCAGTGTTACTGGTATGGAGGCGGCATTTGGTACCGCGGTGCGGAAGCGGGCATGAGCGAAATGGAGTGGCAGTGCCACAACTGGTACCACTTCACGTGGTTGTCGGGCGATCAGATTGTCGAGCAGCACATCCACAACATTGACGTGCTCAACTGGTGCTTCAATGGCCCGCCGAAAAAATTCACCGCTGTCGGGGGGCGGGGGTGCCGCGACTACTCGCAGCAGGCGCGCGCGGTCGCGAAGGCGCTGGGGAATGAAGCGGATTGGGCGAAATATAACGGTGACATCTGGGACCACATCGTGGCGGAGCTGGAATACCCCAATGGCGCGCGGTGCCTGAGCTTCTGCGGGCACGGCCCCGGCACCGGTCGCTCTAACGAGAAGGTGGTGGGAACGAAGGGCTGGAGCGACTGTTCGGGACGGCTGGTCGATTATGAGGGGAAGCCGATCTGGTCGTACTCCGGACCGGCGGTGAACGGAATGGAGCAGGAACACGTGGATCTCATCCGCAGCATCCGGAGCGGTCAGCCGCTGAACGAGGGCGTGCGGATCGCGGAGAGCACGCTGACCGCCATCGGCGCGCGCATCGCCGCCTACACCGGCAAGACGTTCTCGTGGGAGTGGCTGATCGGCGCGTCGAAAAACGCGCTTGTTCCGGAACCTTCCGCCTGGAAACCGGGGCCGGGCCTCTTCCATCCCATTGCCAGCGGTGCTGATCCGCTGGTGTGA
- a CDS encoding Gfo/Idh/MocA family oxidoreductase, producing MADSVRMKRRQFLGRTAAAAGGLALAGAAPRVAFTAATDTIRVGVIGCGGRGSGAADNCVEAAPGVQIVALADVFADRLSGLKAKYKVPDNRCFVGLDAYREVLALPEVDMVILATPPGFRPLHFSAAVEAGKHIFTEKPVAVCAAGVRQMLEAAEKSVARKLSVAAGTQRRHDPKYVETMKRIHDGAIGRIVSAQCYWNQGGLWVKKRAPNQSDLEWQLRNWLYFVWLSGDHIVEQHVHNIDVINWAFGALPEQVHSLGGRQFRTGPEYGHIYDHFGTEFFYPGDVRTISMCRQIEGSAGNVSERVVGTKGWSNCAGVIEGETKWRYEGPTPNPYVEEHRHLIESIRGGPYLNEARQVTESTMCAIIARESAYTRQQMKREWFLQRCELDLRPKPDLKLSDPMPVPPVAVPGVYQLPGLAAETKAKR from the coding sequence ATGGCAGACAGCGTAAGGATGAAGCGGCGGCAGTTTCTCGGGCGTACGGCGGCGGCGGCGGGCGGTCTGGCGCTGGCCGGTGCTGCGCCGCGGGTGGCGTTCACGGCCGCCACCGACACGATCCGGGTGGGTGTGATTGGCTGCGGGGGGCGTGGCTCTGGCGCGGCCGACAACTGCGTCGAGGCGGCGCCGGGTGTGCAGATCGTTGCGCTGGCGGACGTGTTCGCGGACCGCCTGAGCGGCTTAAAGGCGAAGTACAAGGTGCCAGACAACCGTTGCTTCGTGGGTTTGGATGCCTACCGGGAGGTGCTGGCGCTCCCGGAGGTGGACATGGTCATCCTGGCGACGCCCCCGGGGTTTCGACCGCTGCATTTCAGCGCGGCGGTGGAGGCAGGCAAACACATTTTTACCGAGAAGCCGGTGGCGGTCTGCGCGGCGGGGGTGCGGCAGATGCTGGAGGCGGCGGAGAAGTCGGTGGCGAGGAAGCTTTCCGTCGCCGCGGGCACGCAGCGGCGGCACGATCCGAAGTACGTCGAGACGATGAAGCGGATCCACGACGGGGCGATCGGGAGGATCGTTTCGGCGCAGTGCTACTGGAACCAAGGGGGGCTGTGGGTGAAAAAGCGCGCACCGAACCAGAGCGACCTCGAGTGGCAGCTGCGCAACTGGCTCTATTTTGTCTGGCTGTCGGGCGATCACATCGTCGAGCAGCACGTGCACAACATTGATGTGATCAACTGGGCGTTTGGCGCGCTGCCGGAGCAGGTGCACTCGCTCGGGGGCCGGCAGTTCCGGACCGGGCCGGAGTACGGGCACATTTACGACCATTTTGGCACCGAATTTTTCTATCCCGGTGACGTTCGCACGATCAGCATGTGCCGCCAGATCGAGGGGTCGGCGGGCAACGTCAGCGAGCGGGTGGTGGGCACCAAAGGGTGGAGCAACTGTGCGGGCGTGATCGAGGGTGAAACGAAGTGGCGCTATGAGGGGCCGACGCCGAACCCGTATGTGGAGGAGCACCGTCACCTGATCGAGAGCATTCGGGGAGGGCCGTATCTGAACGAGGCGCGGCAGGTGACCGAGAGCACGATGTGCGCAATCATCGCGCGCGAGTCGGCTTACACGCGGCAGCAGATGAAACGGGAGTGGTTCCTGCAGCGGTGCGAACTGGATTTGCGACCGAAACCGGATCTGAAGCTGAGCGATCCGATGCCGGTGCCGCCCGTCGCGGTACCGGGCGTGTACCAGCTGCCGGGGCTGGCGGCGGAAACCAAAGCGAAGCGGTGA
- a CDS encoding sodium/solute symporter (Members of the Solute:Sodium Symporter (SSS), TC 2.A.21 as described in tcdb.org, catalyze solute:Na+ symport. Known solutes for members of the family include sugars, amino acids, nucleosides, inositols, vitamins, urea or anions, depending on the system.) has product MGVLDLLVFVGFIAAVLAVGMLKSRHEGDSEAYFLAGRGLTWWLIGISLIAANISAEQFVGMSGSAANYLGIAIASYEWMAAITLVVVAFAFLPYFLRAGIYTIPEFLEHRYNHWARLIMAVFMMIILIGVSLSGVIYAGALTMRDLLRDNGYSISLVAACWVMGLIAAAYVAFGGLKACAWADLIQGSALVLGGGAILFFTLRRLGAASPAELVDGAGAAVAVLPEGGWARLLALNRAKLHMVLPRTDLNIPWTALVVGLWIPNFYYWGLNQYITQRVLGSASLREGQKGIVFAAALKLLIPFIIVFPGMAAFNLFSGEMAARAEDDFVRLVESAMASANSTDVFELPPDLASRPKLAPLAARIELHNAAARERATAAGRSPTIRRPVSHKHDSALALLIGRLVPRNRGVMGFVLAAMLGAIVSSLAAVLNAASTIFTMDVFAKYLKRDASQRLLVAMGRICVGVFVVIGCVISPLLDDPRFGGIFKYIQEFQGYVSPGILAVFVFGLLNRRAPGIAGVVGLLLNPILYGLIAWRWPSVAFLDRMAICFFAVMAVMQLIGWARPLPQPVEFRASGRVDVRSSRGAMVFGGLVVLVTLGLYIAFW; this is encoded by the coding sequence ATGGGCGTGCTGGACCTGCTGGTGTTTGTCGGGTTCATCGCGGCGGTGCTCGCGGTCGGGATGTTGAAGTCTCGTCACGAGGGCGACAGCGAGGCGTATTTTCTGGCTGGCCGGGGGCTGACGTGGTGGTTGATCGGCATCTCGCTGATCGCGGCGAACATTTCGGCCGAGCAGTTCGTCGGCATGTCGGGCAGTGCGGCGAACTATCTCGGGATCGCGATCGCCAGCTACGAGTGGATGGCGGCGATCACGCTGGTGGTCGTCGCGTTTGCGTTCCTGCCGTACTTTCTGCGTGCGGGCATCTACACGATTCCGGAGTTCCTCGAACACCGCTACAACCACTGGGCTCGGCTGATCATGGCGGTGTTCATGATGATCATCCTGATCGGCGTGAGCCTCTCCGGCGTGATCTATGCGGGTGCGCTGACGATGCGGGACCTGCTGCGCGACAACGGCTACTCGATTTCGCTGGTCGCCGCCTGTTGGGTGATGGGGCTGATCGCGGCGGCCTATGTCGCGTTCGGAGGGTTGAAGGCGTGCGCATGGGCGGACCTGATTCAGGGCAGCGCGCTGGTGCTCGGGGGTGGCGCGATCCTGTTCTTCACGCTGCGGCGGCTGGGCGCGGCGTCGCCGGCGGAGCTGGTCGATGGCGCGGGGGCGGCGGTGGCGGTGTTGCCGGAGGGCGGCTGGGCGCGGCTATTGGCGCTCAACCGTGCGAAGCTGCACATGGTGCTGCCCCGCACGGACCTGAACATCCCATGGACGGCGCTGGTGGTGGGGCTCTGGATTCCGAATTTCTACTACTGGGGCCTCAATCAGTACATCACCCAGCGGGTTCTGGGGTCGGCCTCGCTGCGGGAGGGCCAGAAGGGCATCGTGTTTGCGGCGGCGCTGAAGCTGCTGATCCCGTTCATCATCGTGTTTCCGGGCATGGCGGCGTTCAACCTGTTCAGCGGCGAGATGGCGGCGCGCGCGGAGGATGATTTTGTTCGGCTGGTGGAAAGCGCGATGGCGTCCGCGAACTCCACCGACGTATTCGAGCTGCCCCCTGACCTGGCGAGCCGCCCGAAGCTGGCACCGCTTGCCGCGCGGATCGAGTTGCACAATGCGGCGGCGCGCGAGCGCGCGACCGCGGCGGGTCGGTCGCCGACAATCCGGCGGCCGGTGTCGCACAAGCATGATTCGGCGCTGGCGCTGCTGATTGGGCGGCTGGTGCCGCGCAACCGCGGGGTGATGGGCTTTGTGCTGGCAGCGATGCTGGGAGCGATCGTCAGTTCGCTCGCCGCAGTGCTGAACGCCGCTTCGACGATTTTTACGATGGACGTGTTTGCGAAGTATCTGAAGAGAGACGCCTCGCAGCGCCTGCTGGTGGCGATGGGCCGGATCTGCGTTGGCGTGTTTGTGGTGATCGGCTGTGTGATCTCTCCGCTGCTGGACGATCCCCGGTTTGGCGGCATCTTCAAGTACATCCAGGAGTTTCAAGGGTATGTGTCGCCGGGGATCCTCGCGGTGTTCGTTTTCGGGCTTTTGAACCGTCGCGCGCCCGGCATTGCCGGCGTGGTGGGCTTGCTCTTGAACCCCATCCTCTATGGCCTGATCGCATGGCGATGGCCCTCGGTGGCATTTCTCGACCGCATGGCGATCTGCTTTTTTGCAGTGATGGCGGTGATGCAGCTGATCGGGTGGGCGCGGCCTCTGCCCCAGCCGGTGGAGTTTCGGGCGAGCGGTCGAGTGGACGTGCGCTCGTCACGTGGCGCGATGGTGTTCGGCGGCTTGGTGGTGCTGGTGACGTTGGGGCTCTACATTGCGTTCTGGTGA